Proteins encoded in a region of the Paenibacillus pedocola genome:
- a CDS encoding MerR family transcriptional regulator — translation MNTYTGKQLAELLQQEEPAMNLRTVRYYTQIGLLPALELAGNKRVYTDRHLMHLRAILTLSKSGESLAEIQSKLAELSEEEVAKIGGRLRFFQPEQILSGETLVVSEDVMLTVSSRITPELRLELKETIARMLKEGQ, via the coding sequence ATGAATACCTATACCGGCAAACAGCTGGCGGAACTGCTGCAGCAGGAAGAACCGGCTATGAACCTGAGAACCGTGCGGTACTACACACAGATCGGACTGCTGCCTGCGCTGGAGCTTGCCGGAAATAAGCGTGTATATACAGACCGTCATCTGATGCATCTGCGGGCTATTCTAACCTTGTCCAAGAGCGGGGAGAGTCTGGCAGAGATTCAATCCAAGCTGGCGGAGTTGTCAGAGGAAGAGGTAGCGAAGATTGGCGGACGTCTGAGATTTTTTCAGCCTGAGCAGATTCTGTCGGGTGAGACGCTGGTGGTCAGTGAAGATGTGATGCTGACAGTAAGTTCGCGTATCACACCGGAGCTCAGGTTAGAGCTTAAGGAAACGATCGCCAGAATGCTAAAGGAGGGCCAATAG
- the rsgA gene encoding ribosome small subunit-dependent GTPase A has translation MTIEQYGWNENWQSKWSEKHQEQEQEGNKRIPGRITGDFGSKYRVMTETGETWGELAGRLRHTLTDSGEFPAIGDWVTLAMQDGGEHAVIHGVLPRHSVISRKVAGNTQVEQIVAANVDTLFLVSALNDDFNVRRMERYLIMAWNSGANPVILLTKADLCLDADRKIAEMERAAPGVPVHAVSALLGDGRDELLPYIRSGQTVALTGSSGCGKSTMVNWLSGQNLQLTQDVREGDSRGRHTTTHRELFVLPDGAIIIDTPGMRELQLWEDDGGLDLAFGDISSLAADCRFSDCKHEREEGCAVLEAVASGTLEEKRLLNYRKTQKELRYQNSKEVKQKRKTAATAVKAAPRIRNSGWQRVLDEY, from the coding sequence ATGACTATTGAACAATATGGATGGAATGAAAACTGGCAAAGCAAGTGGAGCGAGAAGCACCAGGAACAGGAACAGGAAGGCAATAAACGTATTCCCGGCAGAATTACCGGTGATTTCGGAAGCAAATACCGGGTCATGACGGAGACGGGGGAAACCTGGGGGGAACTGGCCGGACGGCTCCGGCATACCCTCACGGACTCGGGAGAATTCCCGGCAATCGGTGACTGGGTCACCCTTGCAATGCAGGATGGCGGAGAACATGCCGTCATTCATGGTGTACTTCCCCGTCACAGCGTTATCTCGCGTAAAGTAGCTGGAAATACACAGGTAGAGCAGATTGTAGCTGCCAATGTGGACACTTTATTTCTCGTTAGTGCACTGAACGATGATTTTAATGTACGGCGGATGGAACGGTACCTGATCATGGCCTGGAACAGCGGAGCCAATCCGGTAATCCTGCTGACCAAAGCTGATCTATGTCTGGATGCTGATCGGAAAATTGCGGAGATGGAGCGGGCCGCGCCCGGTGTACCTGTTCATGCGGTCAGCGCTTTGCTCGGTGACGGACGTGATGAGCTGCTGCCGTATATCCGCAGCGGGCAGACCGTAGCGCTGACCGGCTCCTCCGGCTGCGGCAAATCGACGATGGTCAATTGGCTAAGCGGTCAGAACCTGCAGCTGACCCAGGATGTCAGAGAAGGGGACAGCCGGGGTAGGCACACAACAACCCACCGTGAACTGTTCGTCCTGCCGGACGGAGCGATTATTATCGATACTCCCGGAATGCGTGAACTGCAGTTATGGGAGGATGATGGCGGACTTGACCTTGCCTTCGGAGATATCAGCAGCCTGGCGGCAGATTGCCGCTTCAGTGACTGCAAGCATGAGCGGGAGGAAGGCTGTGCGGTGCTTGAAGCAGTAGCCAGTGGCACCTTGGAGGAGAAGAGGCTGCTAAACTACCGCAAAACACAAAAGGAGTTGCGCTACCAAAACAGCAAAGAGGTAAAGCAAAAACGGAAGACGGCTGCCACAGCAGTAAAAGCAGCTCCACGGATACGTAATTCCGGATGGCAGCGGGTGCTCGATGAGTATTGA
- a CDS encoding alpha-amylase family glycosyl hydrolase: protein MNLELTRLPGRRIWYSLAVTGLAAAVLAGCSNNGQDNLNNSSQTAVSSPQVSPSPSSAAAEQSPQTAAASGTAVDEQPSTVFYEVFVRSFSDSDGDGIGDLRGLTEKLDYLNDGNPDTTDDLGIGGIWLMPVNPSPSYHGYDVTDYRSINPDYGTLEDMQQLVQEAHKRGIKVIMDLVVNHTSKQHPWFVESAKNKDSKFRDFYVWAEDQNRPVSGTSAAGSGNPWHSLLGSHYMGTFWDGMPDLNFDNPEVRSKMEDIGKFWLTQGVDGFRLDAAKHIYEDLLSDKSAATTAKNVTWWQEFRKAMNEVNPKAYIVGEVWENSAVSVGAYLDHAFDSGFNFGLAETLVNSAKTEKDSGVVFTLERTYKLYSQISGGSFSDAIFLTNHDQNRVMSQLGNNPDHAKMAAAMLLTLPGNPFIYYGEEIGMLGQKPDEGIREPMQWSADGKSTGQTTWEQSSNNAGNPGGDVESQLHGSSSLLDWYRQLIALRSSVPALQSGGIRDFVSGNEGIMAFERITASQQVLVALNLTAKPQTLTLQNGDKGYSYSKIIKALPGEAKLTGETLTLPPYTTVILE, encoded by the coding sequence ATGAATCTTGAACTTACCCGGCTCCCGGGACGCCGTATTTGGTATTCTTTGGCTGTGACCGGGCTTGCTGCCGCTGTCTTGGCCGGCTGCTCAAATAACGGGCAGGACAATCTTAATAACAGCAGCCAGACCGCTGTATCCAGCCCGCAGGTTTCACCATCCCCTAGCTCCGCTGCAGCCGAGCAATCCCCGCAGACAGCTGCAGCCTCCGGCACTGCTGTGGATGAACAGCCCTCCACCGTTTTTTATGAGGTTTTCGTCCGTTCCTTCAGTGATTCTGACGGAGATGGTATCGGCGATCTGCGCGGGCTTACCGAAAAGCTCGATTATTTAAATGACGGAAATCCTGACACTACAGACGATCTGGGTATCGGCGGGATCTGGCTGATGCCGGTTAACCCGTCCCCCAGCTATCATGGTTATGACGTCACCGATTATCGGAGCATTAACCCGGACTATGGGACGCTGGAGGATATGCAGCAGCTTGTGCAGGAGGCTCATAAACGGGGAATTAAAGTCATCATGGATCTGGTTGTCAATCATACTTCCAAGCAACATCCATGGTTTGTGGAATCCGCTAAGAATAAAGACAGTAAATTCCGGGACTTCTATGTCTGGGCAGAAGATCAGAACCGCCCGGTTAGCGGAACCAGTGCTGCCGGCAGCGGAAATCCGTGGCACTCCCTGCTGGGCAGCCATTACATGGGCACTTTCTGGGATGGAATGCCGGATCTCAATTTCGACAATCCGGAGGTTCGGAGCAAAATGGAGGATATCGGAAAGTTCTGGCTGACACAAGGCGTAGACGGCTTCCGTCTGGATGCGGCCAAGCATATATATGAAGACCTTTTATCTGACAAAAGCGCTGCTACAACAGCAAAGAACGTTACCTGGTGGCAGGAATTCCGCAAAGCGATGAACGAGGTTAACCCGAAAGCCTATATCGTAGGGGAAGTTTGGGAGAATTCAGCGGTTTCTGTTGGCGCGTATTTGGATCACGCCTTTGACTCAGGCTTCAATTTTGGCCTGGCCGAGACGCTGGTCAATTCCGCCAAGACGGAAAAAGACAGCGGGGTTGTTTTTACCCTCGAGCGTACTTATAAGCTGTATTCACAGATTTCCGGGGGAAGCTTTTCGGATGCTATCTTTCTGACCAATCATGATCAGAACAGGGTGATGAGCCAGCTGGGGAACAATCCGGATCATGCCAAAATGGCTGCAGCTATGCTGCTGACACTGCCTGGTAATCCATTTATTTATTACGGGGAAGAGATAGGCATGCTGGGTCAGAAACCAGATGAGGGGATTCGCGAGCCGATGCAGTGGTCTGCGGACGGGAAAAGTACGGGTCAGACAACGTGGGAGCAGAGCAGCAATAATGCCGGTAATCCGGGCGGTGATGTGGAAAGCCAGCTGCACGGCAGTAGCTCACTGCTGGACTGGTACCGCCAGCTTATTGCACTCCGGAGCAGTGTACCGGCGCTCCAGAGTGGAGGAATACGTGATTTCGTCTCCGGAAATGAGGGGATTATGGCCTTTGAACGTATTACAGCCAGTCAGCAGGTGCTGGTTGCCCTCAATCTGACAGCCAAGCCCCAAACCCTCACCCTTCAGAACGGAGACAAGGGCTACTCCTATTCCAAGATCATAAAAGCCCTTCCGGGGGAAGCGAAACTAACAGGAGAAACGCTCACACTTCCACCGTATACAACAGTCATTCTGGAGTAA
- a CDS encoding ABC transporter ATP-binding protein, producing MLPVVQLKGVTHAYLGDREASLAIEDLNLNVEKGEFVSLVGPSGCGKTTLLSIIAGLLQPSRGEVSVCGRLIQGPSPEVGYMLQQDYLFPWRTILDNALLGLELTGNLNAASRSKTLELLADMGLAGKEQAYPAQLSGGMRQRVALVRTLATDPGLLLLDEPFSALDYQIKLQLEDLVSETLRRRGTTAVLVTHDLSEAIAVSSRVILLQRNPGRIRRIFEVPEDIRSTPPLYARDLPGFAELFHEVWKEMELAGRESP from the coding sequence ATGCTTCCAGTTGTGCAATTGAAGGGAGTAACGCACGCCTATCTGGGTGACCGCGAGGCTTCTCTTGCCATCGAGGACTTAAATCTAAACGTGGAAAAAGGTGAATTTGTCAGCCTCGTCGGACCGAGCGGCTGTGGGAAAACGACGCTGCTGTCCATCATCGCCGGGTTGCTGCAGCCTTCACGCGGTGAAGTATCGGTCTGCGGGCGGTTGATCCAGGGACCCTCTCCCGAGGTAGGGTATATGCTCCAGCAGGATTATCTGTTTCCGTGGCGGACCATCCTTGATAACGCGTTGCTTGGACTGGAGCTGACCGGAAACCTGAATGCAGCTTCCCGCTCAAAAACCTTGGAGCTTCTGGCGGATATGGGCCTTGCAGGCAAAGAGCAGGCCTACCCGGCCCAGCTGTCCGGAGGGATGCGCCAGCGGGTAGCACTGGTGCGCACACTGGCCACGGATCCGGGTCTGCTGCTGCTGGATGAACCATTCTCGGCACTTGATTACCAGATCAAGCTGCAATTAGAGGATCTGGTATCGGAAACCCTGCGCCGGCGCGGTACGACAGCAGTTCTAGTGACCCATGATCTGTCCGAAGCGATCGCTGTCAGCAGCAGAGTAATCCTGCTGCAGCGCAATCCGGGGCGGATCCGCAGAATTTTTGAGGTGCCTGAAGACATCCGCAGCACACCTCCGCTGTATGCGAGGGATTTGCCCGGTTTTGCGGAGCTTTTTCATGAGGTATGGAAGGAAATGGAGCTGGCAGGGAGGGAAAGCCCGTGA
- a CDS encoding FMN-dependent NADH-azoreductase, with amino-acid sequence MSNVLFIKANNRPAEQAVSVQLYNAFLASYKESHPEDQITELDLFAEQLPYYDNTLITGIYKAAQGYEATPEEAAGAALVKKYLDQFVAADKVVFGFPLWNMTVPAVLHTYIDYLSQAGTTFKYTAEGPVGLLTDKKAAVLNARGGIYSEGPAASAEMAVNFVSGLLNFWGVQDITKVIIEGHNQNPQQSAEIIAKGLEAAKSAAVSF; translated from the coding sequence ATGTCTAATGTACTTTTCATCAAAGCAAACAACCGTCCTGCTGAACAAGCTGTAAGTGTTCAACTTTACAACGCATTCCTCGCCAGCTACAAAGAGTCCCACCCGGAGGATCAAATCACGGAGCTTGATTTGTTCGCTGAACAACTTCCTTACTACGACAATACCCTGATCACTGGTATCTACAAAGCAGCCCAAGGATACGAAGCAACCCCTGAAGAAGCTGCCGGTGCTGCACTTGTTAAGAAATATCTGGACCAGTTCGTTGCAGCTGATAAAGTTGTATTCGGATTCCCGCTCTGGAACATGACTGTTCCTGCTGTACTGCACACATACATTGACTACTTGAGCCAGGCAGGTACCACATTCAAATATACTGCTGAAGGTCCAGTAGGTCTCCTCACCGACAAAAAAGCAGCTGTTCTGAACGCCAGAGGCGGTATCTACTCCGAAGGTCCTGCTGCGAGTGCAGAAATGGCTGTCAACTTCGTCAGCGGCCTTCTGAACTTCTGGGGTGTTCAAGATATCACCAAGGTGATCATCGAAGGACACAACCAGAATCCGCAGCAATCCGCTGAGATCATTGCCAAAGGTCTGGAAGCTGCCAAATCCGCTGCTGTATCGTTCTAA
- a CDS encoding ABC transporter substrate-binding protein: MKNKILALMIIILCFSVLAGCGGESAAVKVKVGEVTRSVFYAPEYVALSQNFFKDEGLDVELQTIPGGDKTMTALLSGAIDVALVGSETSIYVYQQGADDPVINFAQLTQRDGTFLFARKAEGEFSWDQLKGATFLGQRKGGMPQMAGAFTLLNKGIDAGKDLTLIQNIDFANIAGAFASGTGDYVQLFEPQASIFESEGRGSVVASFGVESGYLPYTVFMSKKSYINKNSDTVQKFTNAIQRAQLWVKEHSPEEIADAVLPYFDKTDRNIVISAIKRYKEQDTYAVNPVIDDKEWNNLLDVIENAGELQERVPAGKIVDNSFAEKAEAGIKSGAAK; this comes from the coding sequence ATGAAAAACAAGATACTGGCGCTCATGATCATCATCTTGTGTTTCTCAGTGCTCGCGGGCTGCGGCGGAGAGTCGGCTGCGGTAAAGGTGAAGGTCGGCGAAGTTACCCGTTCTGTCTTTTATGCGCCAGAGTACGTAGCTTTATCGCAGAACTTCTTCAAGGATGAGGGGCTGGATGTCGAGCTGCAGACCATTCCAGGCGGCGACAAGACGATGACTGCCTTGCTCTCCGGAGCTATTGATGTGGCGCTGGTCGGATCGGAAACATCAATCTATGTATACCAGCAGGGAGCTGATGATCCGGTAATCAATTTCGCACAGCTGACCCAGCGGGATGGCACATTCCTGTTCGCCCGCAAGGCAGAGGGTGAATTCAGCTGGGACCAGCTGAAGGGGGCAACCTTCCTTGGACAAAGAAAGGGCGGAATGCCACAGATGGCCGGTGCATTTACCCTGCTGAACAAAGGCATTGATGCCGGGAAGGATCTCACACTGATCCAAAATATTGATTTTGCCAATATCGCCGGTGCGTTTGCCTCAGGTACAGGTGATTACGTGCAGCTGTTCGAGCCGCAGGCATCGATTTTTGAAAGTGAAGGGCGCGGTTCAGTAGTCGCCTCGTTTGGTGTAGAAAGCGGATATCTGCCGTACACAGTCTTTATGTCGAAGAAAAGCTACATTAATAAAAATAGCGACACCGTACAAAAATTCACAAACGCGATCCAGCGGGCGCAGCTGTGGGTGAAGGAGCATAGTCCTGAAGAGATTGCTGATGCAGTGCTGCCGTATTTTGATAAGACGGACCGGAATATCGTCATCTCTGCGATTAAGCGCTACAAGGAACAGGACACTTATGCAGTAAATCCGGTTATAGATGACAAGGAATGGAACAATCTGCTCGATGTGATCGAGAATGCCGGAGAACTGCAGGAACGGGTTCCGGCTGGCAAAATCGTCGATAACAGCTTTGCTGAGAAGGCTGAAGCGGGCATTAAATCAGGAGCAGCCAAGTGA
- a CDS encoding DUF441 domain-containing protein, with protein sequence MDITSLLLLGLAALGVISSNSPITIAMVVLLLLRVLGLQQTFPWLEKYGLTLGIIILTIGVMTPLASGKISLQSIWHSFFHWKSLAAIAIGMLVAYLGGRGAVLMGSQPTVVAGLLIGTVLGVALFKGVPVGPLIAAGILSLIIGRG encoded by the coding sequence ATGGATATCACCTCTCTGCTGCTGCTTGGCCTGGCGGCGCTCGGCGTTATCAGCAGTAATTCACCTATCACAATTGCCATGGTCGTACTGCTATTGCTGAGAGTGCTTGGGCTGCAGCAGACCTTTCCCTGGCTGGAAAAGTACGGCTTAACGCTTGGGATCATCATCCTCACGATCGGTGTGATGACCCCCCTGGCCAGCGGAAAAATCTCGCTTCAGAGTATCTGGCACTCCTTTTTCCACTGGAAATCACTGGCGGCCATCGCTATCGGGATGCTTGTTGCTTACCTCGGCGGGCGCGGCGCTGTGCTGATGGGCAGCCAGCCGACAGTTGTTGCCGGCCTGCTGATTGGAACCGTGCTCGGCGTAGCTTTATTCAAGGGAGTTCCCGTCGGTCCGCTGATAGCGGCCGGCATCCTCTCGCTGATTATCGGCAGGGGGTAA
- a CDS encoding HAD family hydrolase has translation MKEKQALLFDLDNTLMDRDHTFRSFSTQFVKDLLGHLSAEEAQRVVEDMIVRDADGYRDKDGFFAELSEVLPWKTQVVAADIRAYYDETYTSHGALMKYAVETLDYCRDRGYILGLVTNGKKHLQNGKIDLLGLRGYFKAIVISGEAGISKPDPDIYRLALERLGSTAENTLFIGDHPVNDIWGAGKVGMETVWLKRNHPWDNNLDVHPWKTIDELDELKNLI, from the coding sequence ATGAAGGAAAAGCAGGCCTTGCTGTTTGATTTGGATAACACACTAATGGACCGCGATCATACCTTCCGCAGCTTCAGTACGCAGTTTGTAAAGGATCTGCTGGGGCATTTGTCTGCGGAGGAAGCTCAGCGTGTTGTGGAGGATATGATTGTGCGGGATGCTGACGGCTACCGGGATAAAGACGGATTTTTTGCAGAGCTTAGTGAAGTGCTCCCCTGGAAAACGCAGGTAGTAGCTGCGGACATCCGCGCATATTATGACGAGACTTACACCAGCCACGGGGCACTTATGAAGTATGCGGTGGAGACATTGGATTATTGCCGTGACCGCGGCTATATCCTGGGCCTGGTTACGAACGGAAAGAAGCATCTGCAGAACGGTAAAATCGACCTGCTCGGGTTACGCGGCTATTTCAAGGCCATCGTGATCTCAGGTGAAGCCGGAATCAGCAAACCTGATCCGGATATTTACCGGCTGGCGCTGGAACGTCTCGGGAGTACTGCGGAAAATACGCTGTTTATCGGAGATCATCCGGTTAATGACATCTGGGGGGCAGGCAAGGTGGGAATGGAGACGGTCTGGCTCAAACGAAATCATCCTTGGGACAATAACCTGGATGTGCATCCATGGAAAACCATTGATGAACTGGATGAGCTGAAAAATTTGATCTAG
- a CDS encoding DUF2087 domain-containing protein has product MQLDKIVNYHKALSDPTRLRILLLLSKGDEIHGQALAERLNLSQPTVTHHAAKLREASMIMERRDKNTVYFKMNPEFIKAGSSASLNFIFSKGTEEMEQQSPENSLKESVLRNFFAKDGRLRQIPAQYKKKLIALQYIVEKLEPGTVYTEKSINEFIQQFHEDFATIRREFIMHQFMYRENDKYELNPPEMWTHWENVK; this is encoded by the coding sequence GTGCAGCTTGATAAAATTGTGAACTACCATAAAGCGTTATCTGATCCGACCAGACTCCGCATTCTGCTGTTGTTATCCAAAGGGGATGAGATCCACGGACAGGCGCTGGCAGAGCGCTTAAATCTGTCACAGCCGACCGTGACCCATCATGCTGCTAAACTGCGGGAAGCCTCGATGATCATGGAGCGCAGAGACAAGAATACCGTGTATTTTAAGATGAATCCAGAGTTTATTAAGGCCGGCTCGAGTGCTTCACTGAACTTTATTTTTTCCAAAGGAACAGAAGAGATGGAACAGCAGTCACCGGAAAACAGCCTGAAGGAATCAGTGCTGCGCAACTTTTTTGCCAAAGACGGACGGCTCCGCCAGATTCCCGCACAATACAAAAAAAAGCTGATTGCCCTGCAGTATATTGTCGAGAAGCTGGAACCGGGAACCGTTTATACCGAGAAGTCGATCAACGAGTTCATCCAGCAGTTCCATGAGGACTTTGCTACGATCCGCCGCGAGTTTATTATGCATCAATTCATGTACCGGGAGAACGACAAATACGAACTTAACCCGCCCGAGATGTGGACGCATTGGGAAAATGTGAAGTAA
- a CDS encoding DUF3939 domain-containing protein — protein MIFKRAKKNTIPDSITVTLPQIKQAVRQFEEDMPAPINRTALILEDKSIDLSRLKRYLGGVPQQKFYMSRETFEIFEEDDKLVPYYLDLVQSAVDNYISDTGKLPLIEDAWLPEVHYRLLHTERYLKETPPFPLYITEEEMMLTHRPEHFE, from the coding sequence ATGATATTCAAACGCGCTAAAAAAAATACAATCCCTGATTCGATCACAGTGACCTTGCCGCAGATTAAGCAGGCTGTCAGGCAATTTGAAGAAGACATGCCAGCGCCGATTAACCGTACCGCACTGATTCTGGAGGATAAGAGCATTGATCTTTCGCGGCTGAAACGTTATTTAGGCGGAGTGCCGCAGCAGAAGTTCTATATGTCTCGTGAGACCTTTGAAATTTTCGAGGAAGATGACAAGCTGGTACCTTATTACCTAGACCTGGTTCAGTCTGCTGTAGATAATTACATTAGCGATACCGGTAAGCTGCCGCTTATTGAGGACGCCTGGCTGCCTGAAGTGCATTACCGTCTATTGCACACTGAACGATATCTGAAGGAAACACCACCGTTTCCGCTTTACATCACTGAGGAAGAAATGATGCTGACCCACCGGCCGGAGCATTTTGAATAG